Proteins encoded by one window of Acidaminococcales bacterium:
- a CDS encoding FTR1 family iron permease — MRRILSLLAVLSLLAAVFPMSAPAASKYKTWNAIVDDMDKVLNKSYALYAAGNVNGAKGQVNAAYFQFYEKLGFEKTVMSYISGSRATKVEYQFTIIKKAMTNKRPPAEVKAALDDLSKWLREDANQLDGTKESEWGVFLSSLLIITREGFEAIIVVGAIVAYLIKSGNAGKARAVYHGAFIALIASVLLAVALNNIASLSGANQEIIEGATMLVAVAVLFYVSNWMVGKAGAEAWSAYIKDKVESSLSGGSLFSLAFAAFLAVFREGAETILFYQALMGTTKLYTNMIWAGLGVGCALLAVIYAAIRFLSIKLPLKQFFIGTSSLLAVMAFSFLGKGIKELQEGNVIGVTPVGSFDSVELLGIYPTLETLLPQAVLLAVTLATFSLQMRKSGAFRKKEA, encoded by the coding sequence TTGCGAAGAATTTTATCTTTATTAGCCGTACTGTCCTTATTGGCCGCCGTTTTTCCGATGAGCGCCCCGGCGGCAAGCAAATACAAAACTTGGAACGCGATTGTTGACGACATGGACAAGGTACTCAACAAATCCTACGCCCTTTACGCGGCCGGGAATGTGAACGGCGCCAAAGGGCAGGTCAACGCCGCGTATTTTCAGTTTTATGAAAAGCTTGGCTTCGAGAAGACCGTGATGTCCTACATTTCCGGCAGCCGCGCCACCAAGGTGGAATATCAATTCACGATCATAAAAAAGGCCATGACCAACAAACGGCCGCCGGCTGAAGTCAAGGCGGCGCTGGACGATCTGTCCAAATGGCTCAGGGAAGATGCCAATCAGCTTGACGGCACGAAAGAAAGCGAATGGGGCGTGTTTTTGAGTTCGCTTTTGATCATCACTAGGGAAGGGTTTGAGGCGATCATCGTGGTCGGCGCGATTGTCGCTTATTTGATAAAGAGCGGCAACGCCGGGAAGGCGCGCGCGGTTTACCACGGCGCTTTTATCGCGCTGATCGCCAGCGTTTTGCTGGCGGTCGCTTTAAATAACATTGCCAGCCTGAGCGGCGCCAACCAAGAAATAATTGAAGGCGCAACCATGCTGGTTGCCGTGGCCGTGCTCTTTTACGTCAGCAACTGGATGGTAGGCAAAGCCGGGGCAGAAGCTTGGTCGGCCTACATAAAGGACAAGGTGGAAAGCTCGCTCAGCGGCGGCAGCCTGTTTTCACTCGCTTTCGCGGCCTTTCTCGCCGTTTTTCGCGAAGGGGCCGAAACCATCCTTTTTTATCAGGCGCTCATGGGCACTACCAAGCTTTATACCAATATGATCTGGGCAGGGCTGGGGGTCGGTTGCGCGCTTTTGGCGGTTATTTACGCCGCCATCCGTTTCTTGAGCATAAAGCTCCCCTTAAAGCAGTTCTTTATCGGCACAAGCTCCTTGCTGGCGGTTATGGCATTCTCTTTCTTGGGAAAGGGCATTAAAGAGCTGCAGGAAGGCAACGTCATCGGCGTAACGCCGGTGGGCAGTTTTGATTCGGTCGAGCTTCTCGGCATTTACCCGACGCTGGAAACCCTTTTGCCGCAGGCCGTGCTGTTGGCTGTTACCTTGGCCACTTTCAGCCTGCAAATGCGCAAAAGCGGCGCGTTCCGGAAAAAGGAAGCTTGA
- a CDS encoding iron transporter: protein MRKEKLFAVFLALALAVGMVGYGTAYGAISPGSTAGFEEFPIGDDIEVGPLNVAGVYFQPVDMEPAGNSLRAADSDMHIEADISALEGNELGYGAGDFVPNLTVRYELIKEGGRTISGTFMPMSASDGPHYGANVKLDGAGKYKVRFIIESPESQGYLLHIDKTTGVTGRFWKAPLVAEWDFNFVPRAW, encoded by the coding sequence ATGAGAAAAGAAAAATTGTTCGCAGTATTTCTTGCCTTGGCCCTGGCGGTTGGCATGGTTGGCTACGGCACCGCCTACGGCGCGATTTCCCCTGGCAGCACGGCCGGTTTCGAAGAGTTTCCGATTGGCGACGATATCGAGGTAGGCCCGCTCAATGTGGCAGGCGTGTATTTTCAGCCCGTTGACATGGAACCGGCCGGCAACAGCCTGCGCGCCGCCGATTCCGACATGCACATAGAAGCCGACATAAGCGCGCTGGAAGGCAACGAGCTCGGCTACGGCGCGGGCGATTTCGTTCCCAACCTGACCGTCCGCTATGAACTGATAAAAGAAGGCGGCCGGACTATTTCCGGCACTTTCATGCCCATGAGCGCGAGCGATGGCCCGCACTACGGCGCGAACGTCAAATTGGACGGCGCCGGCAAATATAAAGTCCGCTTTATTATTGAAAGCCCGGAATCGCAGGGGTATCTGCTGCACATTGACAAGACCACCGGCGTTACCGGCAGGTTCTGGAAAGCGCCGCTGGTGGCCGAATGGGATTTTAATTTTGTCCCGAGAGCCTGGTAA
- a CDS encoding Fe-S-containing protein, which produces MNFTVLAATGTHACGGQNGILEGGAVLKYLIQVAQNLLLPVIMLALFAALAAKSRSARLPCRGFATGAAGALLLAALKNFTVLVNREYVNIVLLTAGIATELFLLALLWGSAKGRSAEKREWTFESVGAVFAAALAFYYLTDIFLYPTEFLLAGESAFSTDFLFRATGYLCGILLAALIGAALFKTAACLSGDFLLRIFSLCLTVGLISQSSLLVQFLLARRIIPMKDWLFALLMPAINYRDFFLYIMMAVTLILPLLLYKRSLRVQSPYANPAELRKLKSGLRLRRRWSALAIAGYIGAFFCLTAVKSYAEREVVLSPIEPMTIKGGMVVLPLETISDWRLHRYAYEAENGAQVRFIVIRKNNVAYGVGLDACDICGPTGYYERDDQVICKLCDVVMNKSTIGFKGGCNPVPLAYTLKGGGMLIDTKDLEKEKTRFK; this is translated from the coding sequence ATGAATTTTACCGTTTTGGCCGCTACGGGCACACACGCCTGCGGCGGCCAAAACGGGATTTTGGAAGGAGGCGCCGTGCTTAAATATTTGATCCAGGTGGCGCAGAATTTGCTCTTGCCCGTAATCATGCTGGCACTTTTTGCGGCCCTGGCAGCAAAAAGCCGGAGCGCGCGGCTGCCTTGCCGGGGCTTCGCTACGGGCGCCGCAGGCGCTTTGCTGCTGGCCGCGCTCAAAAACTTTACGGTGCTGGTAAACCGTGAGTACGTCAATATTGTTCTCCTTACGGCGGGCATAGCGACGGAACTTTTTCTTTTGGCACTGCTATGGGGGAGCGCCAAAGGAAGAAGCGCCGAAAAGCGCGAATGGACGTTTGAATCCGTGGGCGCGGTTTTTGCCGCCGCGCTGGCTTTTTATTATCTTACCGATATATTTTTATATCCGACGGAATTTTTGCTGGCGGGCGAAAGCGCCTTCAGCACAGATTTTCTGTTCAGGGCCACCGGTTATTTATGCGGCATCCTGCTTGCGGCGCTGATTGGGGCGGCGCTCTTTAAAACCGCCGCTTGTCTGTCCGGCGATTTTTTGCTCCGGATTTTCAGTTTGTGCCTGACGGTGGGATTGATTTCCCAATCTTCCCTGCTCGTCCAATTTTTGTTGGCGCGGCGGATAATACCGATGAAGGACTGGCTGTTCGCCCTTTTGATGCCGGCGATCAATTACCGGGATTTTTTTCTGTACATTATGATGGCGGTAACGCTGATACTGCCTCTGTTGTTATACAAACGCAGTTTACGGGTGCAATCGCCTTACGCCAATCCCGCCGAACTGCGCAAGCTAAAGTCCGGCCTTCGCCTTCGCCGCCGCTGGAGCGCCTTGGCCATTGCCGGGTATATCGGCGCGTTCTTTTGCCTGACCGCCGTCAAGTCGTACGCCGAACGCGAAGTAGTGCTTTCGCCCATTGAGCCGATGACGATAAAAGGCGGCATGGTCGTGCTGCCGCTTGAGACGATAAGCGACTGGCGGCTGCACCGTTACGCCTATGAAGCCGAAAATGGCGCGCAGGTGCGTTTCATAGTGATCAGGAAGAACAACGTCGCCTACGGCGTGGGCCTGGACGCCTGCGACATATGCGGGCCCACCGGCTATTACGAGCGCGACGACCAAGTCATCTGCAAGCTTTGCGACGTTGTCATGAATAAATCGACCATTGGTTTCAAGGGCGGCTGCAATCCAGTGCCGCTGGCCTATACCTTAAAAGGCGGCGGCATGTTGATCGACACAAAAGATCTGGAAAAAGAAAAAACAAGATTCAAGTGA
- a CDS encoding ABC transporter permease, whose amino-acid sequence MFWRMVKGALMRQKGKMLLIAFTIALGVSLSTAMLNVMLDVGDKVNRELKTYGANINVLPKGASLIGDLYGVSGGEGVADKYLREDEIGRIKTIFWAFNIVDFTPYLETAAKIDGGEARLTGVWFNHHLALPTGEELDTGMKNMKNWWRLSGDWLADKDDGGAMLGSLAAERYGVKPGDKLTVEARGTKKELKVKSVFNAGGTEDEDIYVTLKTAQELSGRAGLVSRIEVSALTTPDNELSRRAAQDPKSLSTKEWETWYCTAYVSAICYQISEVITDSAAKPIRQVAEAEGAILAKTKLLMLLITVFSLAGSALGISNLVTASVLERGSEIGLLKAVGAHNLPVSLLLLAQIMIAGLAGGTAGYFAGLGFAQIIGQSVFGAAITAKPVVMPLVAILTLLVILAGSVPAVRMLLALRPAQVLHGR is encoded by the coding sequence ATGTTCTGGCGGATGGTCAAGGGGGCGCTTATGCGGCAAAAGGGCAAGATGCTGCTGATCGCCTTTACCATAGCTTTGGGGGTGTCTTTGTCTACCGCTATGCTCAATGTCATGCTGGACGTTGGCGACAAGGTAAACAGGGAATTGAAAACTTACGGCGCGAATATCAACGTCCTGCCCAAGGGCGCGTCGCTCATAGGGGATCTCTATGGGGTCAGCGGCGGGGAGGGCGTGGCGGACAAATATTTGCGCGAAGATGAGATTGGCCGGATAAAGACCATATTTTGGGCTTTCAATATAGTTGATTTCACGCCTTACCTGGAAACGGCGGCGAAAATTGACGGCGGCGAGGCGCGGCTTACGGGCGTGTGGTTTAATCATCACTTGGCCTTGCCTACGGGCGAGGAACTGGATACCGGCATGAAAAACATGAAAAACTGGTGGCGGCTGTCCGGCGACTGGCTGGCCGACAAAGACGACGGCGGCGCCATGCTCGGCAGCCTGGCCGCAGAGCGGTACGGGGTGAAACCTGGCGACAAACTGACGGTCGAGGCGCGGGGAACAAAAAAGGAATTGAAAGTTAAAAGCGTGTTTAACGCGGGCGGCACGGAAGACGAGGATATTTACGTTACGCTCAAGACGGCGCAGGAGCTTTCAGGGCGCGCCGGCCTGGTCAGCCGCATAGAAGTGAGCGCCCTGACGACGCCGGACAACGAATTGTCGCGCCGGGCGGCGCAGGACCCCAAAAGCCTTTCCACCAAAGAATGGGAAACATGGTATTGCACGGCCTATGTAAGCGCGATCTGCTATCAAATCAGCGAAGTTATCACAGACTCGGCGGCAAAGCCCATCCGGCAGGTAGCGGAAGCGGAGGGGGCGATACTGGCGAAAACAAAGCTGTTGATGCTGCTGATTACGGTATTTAGCCTGGCGGGTTCGGCGCTGGGCATATCCAACCTGGTTACCGCCAGCGTACTGGAACGCGGCAGCGAAATCGGGCTTTTAAAAGCGGTGGGGGCGCATAATTTGCCCGTATCCCTATTGTTGCTCGCCCAAATCATGATTGCCGGCCTGGCCGGAGGGACGGCCGGTTATTTCGCCGGCTTGGGTTTTGCCCAAATTATCGGGCAGTCGGTTTTCGGCGCGGCGATAACGGCAAAACCGGTAGTGATGCCGCTGGTGGCCATCCTTACCCTCTTGGTTATTTTGGCGGGCAGCGTCCCGGCCGTCCGTATGTTGCTCGCGTTAAGGCCGGCGCAGGTTTTGCACGGCAGGTGA
- a CDS encoding ABC transporter permease, producing MKREAFFLKIVACSLLRRHFKLLTAILAVAAGAAILSGLTTLYYDMPRQMGREFRSYGANLLFAPAGDRESLTAAEAEQAALFLPADAIVGVAAYRYNTVRINEQPFMAAGAVLSEVQKTSPYWLVRGDWPRSGKEALIGQEVADIVRLAPGSGFTAVFTDRQGKSSEHAFTVSGVLQTGGTEEAFIFMSLPDFENMAGAGGFDIVECSVSLPKDEIEKLSARINGEMPGLTARPVRRVTESETAVLARLQALVYLVTIVALLLTMISVATTMLAAVAERRREIGLKKALGAPSASIVAEFLSESLLLGGIGGLLGGIFGFLFAQMISANVFGRPLSFPPLLLPSTMAAAILVTGVASALPAKSAAKVDPAIVLRGE from the coding sequence ATGAAAAGAGAAGCTTTTTTTCTGAAAATAGTCGCTTGTTCCCTTCTCCGCCGCCATTTTAAACTGTTGACGGCGATTTTGGCCGTGGCGGCCGGCGCGGCCATACTTTCGGGGCTTACGACCCTATATTATGATATGCCGCGGCAAATGGGCCGAGAATTTCGTTCCTACGGCGCGAATCTGCTTTTCGCGCCGGCCGGGGACCGGGAATCGCTGACCGCGGCCGAGGCGGAACAAGCCGCGCTTTTCCTGCCGGCGGACGCCATCGTGGGCGTGGCCGCTTACCGCTACAACACGGTCAGGATAAATGAACAGCCTTTCATGGCGGCCGGCGCCGTATTGTCGGAAGTACAAAAGACCAGCCCTTATTGGCTGGTGCGGGGGGATTGGCCGCGTAGCGGCAAAGAAGCGCTCATCGGGCAGGAAGTTGCCGATATCGTCCGCCTTGCGCCCGGCAGCGGTTTCACCGCCGTCTTTACCGACCGGCAGGGGAAAAGCTCCGAACACGCGTTTACCGTCTCCGGCGTCTTGCAGACCGGCGGGACGGAAGAAGCGTTTATTTTCATGTCTTTGCCGGATTTTGAAAATATGGCCGGCGCGGGCGGGTTTGATATTGTAGAATGTAGCGTTTCCCTGCCCAAAGATGAGATAGAGAAGCTGTCCGCCCGGATAAACGGGGAAATGCCGGGGCTTACGGCCAGGCCGGTCAGAAGAGTTACCGAGTCCGAAACTGCAGTATTGGCAAGGCTGCAAGCATTGGTTTATCTTGTTACGATCGTCGCGCTCCTTCTGACCATGATTTCCGTCGCCACCACCATGCTGGCGGCAGTAGCGGAGCGGCGGCGGGAAATAGGGCTAAAAAAGGCGCTGGGCGCGCCCAGCGCCAGCATAGTCGCGGAATTTTTAAGCGAAAGCCTGCTGCTTGGCGGCATAGGCGGATTGCTGGGCGGTATTTTCGGTTTTTTGTTCGCGCAGATGATCAGCGCCAATGTCTTTGGCCGCCCCCTGTCTTTCCCGCCTTTGCTGCTGCCGTCCACGATGGCGGCGGCCATCCTGGTTACCGGGGTGGCCTCGGCGCTGCCGGCCAAAAGCGCGGCCAAGGTGGATCCGGC